One region of Oryza sativa Japonica Group chromosome 5, ASM3414082v1 genomic DNA includes:
- the LOC4338619 gene encoding protein GAST1, whose protein sequence is MEGVGVGVRIRALLCCIAMAAMLLSSYQQGQAEASYMPWPPATPPPPAAAAANSTSTAAANNSSSSSSTTAPPQQPTAFPMYGVTPGSLRPQECGGRCAYRCSATAYRKPCMFFCQKCCASCLCVLPGTYGNKQSCPCYNDWKTKRGGPKCP, encoded by the exons ATGGAGGGCGTCGGTGTTGGGGTTAGAATTAGAGCGCTGCTCTGCTGCATTGCGATGGCGGCGATGCTTCTCAGTTCCTACCAGCAAGGCCAG GCCGAGGCCTCTTACATGCCATGGCCGCCAgctacgccgccgccacctgctgctgccgctgccaactccacctccaccgcggcggcgaacaactcgtcgtcgtcgtcgtccaccaccgcgccgccgcagcagccgacCGCCTTCCCCATG TACGGCGTGACCCCCGGCAGCCTCCGGCCGCAAG AGTGCGGGGGTCGGTGCGCGTACAGGTGCTCGGCGACGGCGTACAGGAAGCCGTGCATGTTCTTCTGCCAGAAGTGCTGCGCCTCCTGCCTCTGCGTGCTGCCGGGGACCTACGGCAACAAGCAGTCGTGCCCCTGCTACAACGATTGGAAGACCAAGCGAGGAGGCCCCAAGTGCCCCtag
- the LOC4338621 gene encoding acyl carrier protein 2, mitochondrial, giving the protein MAMAAARRALLSHLRVPVLARPAAAAGSVPAARLLSSATEEGSKGSFLDKGEVADRIVSVVKNFQKVEPSKVTPNAHFQKDLGLDSLDTVEIVMAFEEEFGFEIPDNEAEKIDSIKTAVDFVASHPQAK; this is encoded by the exons atggcgatggcggcggcgaggagggcccTCCTGAGCCACCTGCGCGTGCCGGTGCTGGCTcgtcccgccgcggcggcgggaagcGTCCCCGCCGCGCGGCTCctgtcgtcggcgacggaggaggggtcCAAGGGCTCGTTCCTCGACAAGGGCGAGGTCGCCGACCGCATCGTCTCCGTCGTCAAGAACTTCCAGAAGGTCGAGCCCTCCAAG GTGACACCAAATGCTCATTTCCAGAAGGACCTCGGACTTGATAGCTTGGATACAGTTGAGATTGTCATGGCCTTTGAGGAAGAATTTGGCTTCGAGATCCCAGATAACGAGGCAGAGAAGATTGACTCCATCAAAACGGCAGTTGACTTCGTTGCCTCTCATCCTCAAGCAAAATAA